The proteins below come from a single Candidatus Woesearchaeota archaeon genomic window:
- the mtnA gene encoding S-methyl-5-thioribose-1-phosphate isomerase translates to MHIKGKNYRTVWYEKGIIYLIDQPKLPHSFRIAKCFNHNEVYDAIKDMIVRGAPAIGAAGCFGMAQAIRNYDGEGDLKEYIDEISAYLKSARPTAYDLTHGINHILEAIKNKPIKKAKIIAEEEAQKYADSSVEACKKIGEYGNRLIKEGSTILTHCNAGALATVDYGTALAPIRIAKEKGKNIHVFADETRPRCQGARLTAFELAEENISHDIIADNAAGLLMKQNKISLVITGADRITLNGDAANKIGTYEKAVLACENDIPFYIAAPFSTIDFSCKSGNEIPIEERSGEEVLYMWGWSDNGNFERVRISPEKSTARNPAFDVTPAGYITGIITEKGIFKPREISRLRENA, encoded by the coding sequence ATGCACATAAAAGGAAAAAACTACCGAACTGTCTGGTATGAAAAGGGCATCATCTATCTCATAGACCAGCCTAAATTACCCCATTCTTTTAGGATAGCAAAATGCTTCAACCATAACGAAGTCTATGACGCAATCAAGGACATGATAGTAAGGGGCGCTCCTGCTATAGGAGCAGCAGGCTGCTTCGGGATGGCACAAGCTATTAGAAACTATGATGGGGAAGGTGATTTAAAGGAATATATAGATGAAATATCAGCTTATCTTAAATCAGCAAGGCCGACCGCTTATGACTTAACTCATGGTATAAACCATATTCTTGAAGCAATAAAAAACAAGCCAATAAAAAAAGCAAAAATAATCGCAGAGGAAGAAGCTCAGAAATACGCAGATTCATCAGTTGAAGCTTGCAAAAAGATAGGTGAATACGGGAACAGGCTGATAAAAGAAGGCAGCACAATACTAACACACTGCAACGCTGGCGCCTTAGCGACAGTAGATTATGGGACAGCTCTCGCACCAATAAGGATAGCAAAAGAAAAAGGAAAAAATATCCATGTCTTTGCAGATGAGACAAGGCCAAGGTGCCAGGGAGCAAGGCTGACTGCTTTTGAATTGGCTGAAGAAAATATATCCCATGACATAATAGCAGATAATGCAGCTGGCCTGCTTATGAAGCAGAATAAGATTAGCTTAGTAATCACCGGAGCGGACAGGATTACTCTAAACGGGGATGCTGCCAACAAGATAGGCACCTATGAAAAAGCAGTCCTTGCCTGCGAAAATGATATCCCCTTTTACATAGCAGCGCCTTTCTCAACAATAGACTTCAGCTGCAAGTCAGGAAATGAAATCCCGATTGAGGAAAGAAGCGGAGAAGAAGTTCTCTATATGTGGGGCTGGTCTGATAATGGCAATTTTGAGCGGGTAAGGATATCTCCGGAAAAAAGCACAGCAAGGAACCCTGCTTTCGATGTTACCCCGGCAGGATATATAACAGGCATCATCACGGAAAAAGGCATATTTAAGCCTAGAGAGATAAGCAGATTAAGGGAAAATGCCTGA
- a CDS encoding aldolase, which translates to MPEKYKGTKFGTVFLKKEIPQDAGIKKLKFWGSKLSLLGLTPEYDFGAAGNLSFRTAGGYIITAAGSNLGSLNDEDFVEVRSCSLDNSKVTVIGRREPSSETMLHCAVYGKRPEIRVIFHVHDEYAVGRCEELGLKCTAKEYPYGSRELAAEVLKIIGSHDYIVMKNHGIISLGATTDEAGERIIGVNGRIKG; encoded by the coding sequence ATGCCTGAAAAATATAAAGGAACAAAATTCGGGACAGTTTTTCTTAAAAAGGAAATTCCGCAAGATGCGGGAATAAAGAAGCTTAAGTTCTGGGGAAGCAAGCTTTCGCTGCTGGGTCTCACCCCGGAATATGATTTTGGTGCAGCAGGAAATTTAAGCTTCAGGACAGCCGGCGGCTATATAATAACAGCAGCAGGCTCTAACCTTGGCAGCCTGAATGATGAGGATTTTGTCGAGGTAAGAAGCTGCAGCCTTGATAATAGCAAAGTTACTGTAATAGGCAGGAGGGAGCCCTCATCTGAAACCATGCTGCACTGCGCTGTATACGGGAAAAGGCCGGAAATCAGGGTGATATTCCATGTGCACGACGAATATGCTGTAGGCAGATGCGAGGAGCTCGGCTTGAAGTGCACAGCAAAAGAATACCCTTACGGCAGCAGGGAGCTTGCGGCGGAAGTCCTCAAAATAATAGGCAGCCACGATTACATCGTGATGAAGAACCACGGCATAATCTCTCTGGGAGCTACCACAGACGAGGCAGGAGAAAGGATAATCGGGGTAAACGGCAGGATTAAGGGCTAA
- a CDS encoding 30S ribosomal protein S19e, whose translation MATVYDINGNTLVEEAAKELSKIDHLKPPEWAAFVRTAPSKERVPARQDWWYFRAASILRAIYKSKGPIGVQKLRIRYGSKKNRGHAPEKFYKASGKIIRLILQQLEKAELVKKGEKGVHKGRIISPKGSSMLDKIASRIADKKPENPKKKEKLEKEKAEKKQEKKEVKKEAKKTETAEK comes from the coding sequence ATGGCAACCGTATATGATATTAATGGGAATACGCTCGTAGAAGAGGCAGCTAAAGAGCTGTCTAAAATAGACCATCTAAAGCCGCCTGAATGGGCTGCTTTCGTAAGGACAGCTCCATCAAAAGAAAGGGTGCCTGCCAGGCAGGACTGGTGGTACTTTAGGGCAGCCTCCATATTAAGGGCAATTTATAAGTCTAAAGGCCCTATAGGTGTGCAAAAATTAAGGATACGCTACGGCAGCAAGAAAAACCGCGGCCATGCACCCGAAAAATTCTATAAGGCTTCGGGAAAAATAATAAGGCTTATATTGCAGCAGCTCGAAAAAGCTGAACTGGTAAAAAAAGGGGAAAAGGGAGTGCACAAGGGCAGAATAATAAGCCCCAAAGGAAGCTCAATGCTCGATAAGATCGCCTCAAGAATAGCAGATAAGAAGCCGGAAAATCCTAAAAAAAAAGAGAAGCTGGAAAAAGAGAAGGCTGAGAAAAAACAGGAAAAGAAAGAAGTAAAAAAAGAGGCTAAAAAAACCGAAACTGCTGAAAAATGA
- a CDS encoding rubrerythrin family protein, giving the protein MNLPNKIIRQLAASQENEITEYHIYKRLAGKIKRQHNKQVINSIAEDELRHYNVFKEYTKTEIEPNRFKLWKYYWISRIFGLTFGVKLMERGEETARVNYEKLRKYVPAIKKIISEEDEHEHELLDMLDEERLKYVGSIVLGLNDALVELTGALAGLTLALQKSNLVAVAGLVTGIAASFSMAASEYLSTKSEKSEKHPLKSAIYTGSAYILTVFFLIFPYLILDSLYLSLAWTLANAIIVILIFTYYISIAKDYSFRKRFWEMAFISLGVAALSFGIGYLIRILFGIDV; this is encoded by the coding sequence ATGAATCTCCCCAATAAGATAATCAGGCAGCTTGCAGCTTCCCAGGAGAATGAGATTACAGAGTACCACATCTATAAGAGGCTGGCCGGAAAGATAAAGCGCCAGCACAACAAGCAGGTTATCAATTCTATTGCAGAAGATGAATTAAGGCATTATAATGTCTTTAAGGAATATACAAAGACAGAAATAGAGCCAAATAGGTTCAAGCTCTGGAAATATTACTGGATATCAAGAATTTTTGGATTAACTTTTGGAGTAAAGTTGATGGAAAGAGGAGAGGAAACTGCTCGGGTGAATTATGAAAAGCTTAGGAAATATGTCCCAGCGATAAAAAAAATTATCAGCGAAGAAGACGAACATGAGCATGAATTACTGGATATGCTTGACGAAGAGCGTTTAAAATATGTAGGCAGCATTGTCCTCGGCCTTAATGACGCTTTGGTGGAGCTAACGGGCGCTTTAGCTGGCTTAACACTAGCACTCCAGAAATCAAATCTTGTAGCTGTAGCCGGTCTTGTTACAGGAATAGCTGCTTCATTCTCGATGGCAGCTTCAGAATATTTATCGACTAAGTCGGAAAAAAGTGAAAAACATCCATTGAAATCTGCCATATACACTGGTTCGGCATATATCCTAACAGTATTTTTCCTTATTTTTCCATACCTTATTCTGGACAGCCTCTACCTGTCCCTGGCCTGGACCCTGGCCAATGCCATAATAGTAATCTTAATCTTTACTTATTATATTTCTATTGCCAAAGATTACAGCTTCAGGAAGCGCTTCTGGGAGATGGCATTCATAAGTTTGGGAGTAGCTGCGCTTAGCTTCGGAATCGGCTATCTTATCAGGATATTGTTCGGGATAGATGTCTAA
- a CDS encoding DUF123 domain-containing protein, translating into MKGVYCLIIHVNRNIRIKVGALGKINFKKGNYCYVGSAQNNVEKRIKRHFSDKKKIKWHIDYLLQNRNVKIHKAVYKEEGKDIECKIACILSQSEHPVKGFGSSDCKCISHLFRLKSLKSLKKIRWHANG; encoded by the coding sequence ATGAAAGGAGTCTATTGCCTAATAATCCATGTAAACAGGAATATCAGGATAAAAGTAGGTGCTTTAGGGAAAATAAACTTCAAGAAAGGCAATTATTGTTATGTCGGCTCCGCCCAGAATAATGTTGAAAAAAGAATTAAAAGGCATTTTTCAGACAAAAAGAAAATCAAATGGCATATAGATTACTTATTACAAAACAGGAATGTTAAAATCCACAAAGCAGTATATAAGGAGGAAGGGAAAGATATAGAATGCAAAATAGCATGTATACTATCGCAGTCTGAACATCCTGTAAAAGGCTTCGGAAGCTCAGACTGCAAATGCATCTCGCATTTATTCAGATTAAAATCGTTAAAAAGCTTAAAGAAGATAAGATGGCATGCAAATGGATAA
- a CDS encoding uracil-DNA glycosylase yields MACKWINICPLRRFEQQGKLDLRWKKEYCESENNWKNCRRYELEEKSIPHGNLLPDGTQIDGKDKND; encoded by the coding sequence ATGGCATGCAAATGGATAAATATCTGCCCATTGAGAAGATTTGAGCAGCAGGGCAAACTCGATTTAAGATGGAAAAAGGAATATTGCGAAAGTGAAAATAACTGGAAAAACTGCAGAAGATACGAGTTAGAAGAAAAAAGCATACCGCATGGAAATCTTCTGCCGGACGGAACTCAGATAGACGGGAAAGATAAAAATGATTGA
- a CDS encoding DnaJ domain-containing protein, whose protein sequence is MDLREARQLLELGENTEKEEVRGNYRRLAKEYHPDLNSGNSGKMMEINEAYEIIMKGEFDIIGPWQDYQEWWLKQYGNDPIWGAEIP, encoded by the coding sequence ATGGACTTACGAGAAGCAAGACAACTGCTGGAATTGGGGGAAAACACAGAAAAAGAAGAGGTAAGGGGAAATTATAGAAGGCTGGCCAAAGAATATCATCCGGACCTGAATAGTGGAAACAGTGGCAAAATGATGGAGATTAATGAAGCTTATGAAATTATCATGAAAGGGGAATTTGATATTATTGGCCCATGGCAGGATTATCAGGAGTGGTGGCTTAAACAGTACGGCAATGATCCCATATGGGGGGCGGAAATTCCGTAA
- a CDS encoding TIGR02253 family HAD-type hydrolase has product MIKAVIFDLDNTLIDFMKMKRMTIEAAASAMIDAGLSHKKEGIIKSLFRMYDKYGWEDQTIFQRYLKEKEGKVNYRILANGINAYRRVRTGFLEAYPHVIDTLLKLSQKGIKLAIVTDAPRLKAWIRLTAMKIDPFFDIVIAFEDTKKRKPARKPFEIALARLKLKPEQCLMVGDMPEKDIKGAKNIGIKTCFARYGNESAASSRISDFEIRDISELLSVINP; this is encoded by the coding sequence ATGATAAAGGCAGTAATCTTTGACCTTGACAACACTCTTATAGACTTCATGAAGATGAAGCGCATGACAATTGAAGCAGCTGCTTCTGCTATGATAGATGCAGGCCTCAGCCATAAGAAAGAGGGCATAATAAAAAGCCTGTTCAGGATGTATGACAAATACGGCTGGGAGGATCAGACTATTTTCCAGCGCTACCTGAAAGAAAAAGAGGGAAAGGTCAATTATCGCATTCTGGCAAACGGCATTAACGCCTACAGGAGGGTGCGCACAGGCTTTCTCGAAGCATATCCGCATGTCATAGATACTCTTCTGAAACTCAGCCAAAAGGGCATAAAGCTCGCCATAGTCACAGATGCTCCAAGATTAAAGGCATGGATAAGGCTTACTGCAATGAAAATAGACCCTTTCTTCGATATTGTAATAGCTTTCGAAGATACGAAAAAGCGCAAGCCCGCAAGAAAGCCCTTTGAGATAGCATTAGCCAGGTTAAAGCTTAAGCCAGAACAATGCCTCATGGTTGGTGATATGCCGGAAAAGGACATAAAGGGTGCAAAGAACATTGGGATAAAGACATGTTTTGCAAGATACGGCAATGAGTCAGCTGCATCATCCAGAATCTCAGACTTTGAAATCAGGGATATAAGCGAGCTATTGTCTGTCATAAATCCATAA
- a CDS encoding P-loop NTPase → MKKITILSGKGGVGKSSITASLAAALSKKHRIVAADCDVDASNLALVLGIGELKEKKRLSTNQTAEFDLDKCTGCRKCFQECYFHAIGWKNNKPRLKQFGCEGCGVCELVCPANAVKLVNIGNAELGHAKTKYGFPVVSAQLGIGQSGSGKVVTEVRKMAEEKGKEINAELMLIDAAAGIGCPVIASVAGVDYVLAVTEPTPSGFADLKRALKMVDHFNIPYGLIINRHDINPEKTKEIKEFAGSNNIEIIYEIPYDKCFVDALVRLMPIIGHEKKYERLFFGIRDKLINNIKLH, encoded by the coding sequence ATGAAAAAAATAACCATATTGAGCGGAAAAGGAGGGGTAGGGAAAAGCTCAATAACAGCTTCCTTAGCAGCAGCATTATCAAAAAAACACAGGATAGTCGCTGCGGATTGTGACGTAGATGCATCTAATCTTGCTCTGGTGCTGGGTATAGGGGAATTAAAGGAAAAGAAAAGGCTATCCACAAACCAGACAGCGGAATTTGACCTTGATAAATGCACAGGCTGCAGGAAATGCTTTCAGGAATGCTATTTTCATGCAATTGGCTGGAAAAACAACAAGCCAAGGCTGAAACAATTCGGTTGTGAAGGGTGCGGAGTCTGTGAATTAGTCTGCCCCGCAAATGCAGTTAAACTGGTTAATATAGGCAATGCAGAGCTAGGCCACGCAAAAACAAAATATGGATTTCCTGTTGTTTCAGCACAACTAGGCATAGGGCAGTCTGGCTCTGGCAAAGTAGTCACAGAAGTAAGAAAGATGGCAGAAGAAAAAGGAAAAGAAATAAATGCAGAGCTCATGCTAATAGATGCAGCCGCAGGCATCGGCTGCCCGGTCATAGCTTCAGTTGCAGGAGTAGATTACGTTTTGGCAGTAACAGAGCCCACTCCCTCTGGTTTCGCGGACTTAAAAAGAGCTTTAAAGATGGTAGATCACTTTAATATTCCTTATGGCCTAATAATAAACAGGCATGACATAAATCCGGAAAAGACAAAAGAGATTAAAGAATTTGCAGGAAGCAATAATATCGAGATTATATATGAAATCCCTTATGATAAATGCTTTGTCGATGCTTTGGTGCGACTTATGCCGATTATTGGGCACGAGAAGAAATATGAAAGATTATTCTTCGGCATCAGAGATAAATTAATAAACAATATTAAACTACACTGA
- a CDS encoding zinc/iron permease, whose product MIELSTFTWIAIFAVSAALINSLGIFAVYRNKKWAERAKSYLMCFAAGVLISAPLVFAFPNAVKKNFYAGFAALAGFLFMLSSSYIIKKRSRRKGLAFGITAVEGIGIHSFVDGIIYTVTFSASVLIGFLSGIGLVLHEFAEGIITFSVLIRGGMKEKTAIIYAFIVAALTTPLGAFVAYPFINKLSQPVLGLFLGFVVGVLIYVSAAHLLPEARAAEKHHSILSFLAGVALALFIVLTKLL is encoded by the coding sequence ATGATTGAACTCTCTACCTTCACATGGATAGCAATATTTGCAGTTTCAGCAGCGCTGATTAATAGCCTGGGGATTTTTGCAGTCTACAGGAATAAAAAATGGGCTGAACGGGCGAAGTCCTATCTGATGTGCTTTGCAGCAGGGGTTTTAATTTCCGCTCCCTTGGTGTTTGCTTTCCCAAATGCCGTAAAAAAAAACTTTTATGCGGGTTTTGCAGCTTTGGCTGGATTCTTGTTTATGTTGTCCAGCAGTTACATAATAAAAAAAAGAAGCAGAAGAAAAGGATTAGCGTTTGGTATCACTGCAGTCGAAGGCATCGGGATACACTCTTTTGTAGACGGAATAATCTATACCGTAACATTCAGCGCGAGTGTATTGATTGGTTTTTTGTCTGGGATTGGGCTGGTATTGCATGAATTTGCAGAGGGAATCATCACTTTTTCTGTTTTAATAAGGGGAGGCATGAAAGAGAAAACAGCGATTATATATGCTTTTATTGTGGCGGCTCTTACAACTCCTTTGGGAGCATTTGTCGCTTATCCTTTCATAAATAAGCTTAGCCAGCCTGTCTTAGGATTGTTCCTGGGTTTTGTAGTGGGTGTCTTAATATATGTTTCAGCTGCACATCTTCTGCCGGAAGCAAGGGCAGCTGAGAAACACCACTCTATCCTTTCTTTTCTGGCAGGAGTAGCATTAGCATTATTTATTGTGCTTACTAAATTATTGTAG
- a CDS encoding DEAD/DEAH box helicase, whose translation MQFKGLTLDDFQEKAIQHIEDNHSVVVSAPTGTGKTLIADYTIAKFLKGKRRVIYTAPIKALSNQKYKDFTDYFGRESVGIMTGDVVINPEAPLLVMTTEIYRNMLLSKDDILSHLSYVIFDEIHYISDRERGTVWEESIIFSPKSVRFLCLSATIPNASEFAEWISSIKGHDVKVVQHDKRAVPLNHFVYEKHLGITKIGNIAEIRHIPRVCLRGKRQQKEKPAYHLDLVKEIPDKMPCIYFVFNRKKCEQYAVQLSKRKDYTTASQKKQAISIISLYLTDNVKQMVSYKKLRQCLGKGIAYHHAGLLPNLKEIVEKLFEKGLISVLYATETFAVGVNMPAKTVCFDSLEKYDGYSYRYLNSKEYFQLAGRAGRRGIDKEGTVIALVDSVRTSIKKVKKLTGKDIEPIISQFKLSFNSVLNLVNNHDEEEIDTILRSNFDYFLRQKSEESIRIKASFNNKVRKLSQMGYIDEQGSLTKKGHFAAHIYFEELLISEIFFSKIYQQLSETEINCLIASIIYEERRMDRFRTKGNKAMYVHILKVIGRNSYVHRNINKKHLGRLAGMIRAWAEGSEFCELLDYCNLLEGDIIRLFRRMIDIEKQIMKATTDYGLRDKISNCIKQVNRDIVKAEFEG comes from the coding sequence ATGCAGTTCAAAGGCCTGACTTTAGATGATTTCCAGGAAAAGGCAATACAGCATATCGAAGATAATCACTCGGTTGTTGTTTCAGCTCCCACAGGAACAGGGAAAACACTGATAGCAGACTATACAATAGCCAAGTTTCTGAAGGGAAAAAGAAGGGTGATATACACCGCCCCCATTAAGGCGCTTTCCAACCAGAAATACAAGGATTTCACCGATTATTTCGGCAGGGAGAGCGTCGGCATAATGACAGGCGATGTTGTTATCAACCCTGAGGCGCCTTTGCTGGTTATGACAACCGAGATATACAGGAACATGCTTCTCTCAAAAGATGATATACTGTCCCATCTGAGCTATGTCATATTCGATGAAATCCACTATATCTCGGACCGCGAGCGGGGCACAGTATGGGAAGAGTCCATAATCTTCTCCCCGAAAAGTGTTAGGTTTCTCTGCCTCTCAGCCACAATACCCAATGCAAGTGAATTCGCAGAATGGATATCATCCATAAAGGGCCATGATGTGAAGGTTGTCCAGCACGACAAGAGGGCAGTTCCTCTCAACCATTTTGTATATGAGAAGCATCTGGGAATAACAAAGATAGGCAACATAGCCGAAATAAGGCACATCCCGAGAGTGTGCTTAAGGGGAAAAAGGCAGCAGAAGGAAAAGCCAGCTTATCATCTCGACCTGGTAAAAGAAATCCCCGACAAGATGCCCTGCATCTACTTCGTGTTCAACAGGAAAAAGTGCGAGCAGTATGCAGTACAGCTCTCAAAAAGGAAAGACTACACAACAGCAAGCCAGAAAAAGCAGGCAATATCCATAATAAGCCTTTATCTAACCGACAATGTTAAGCAGATGGTCTCCTACAAGAAATTAAGGCAGTGCCTTGGCAAAGGCATAGCCTACCACCATGCCGGCCTGCTTCCCAATCTCAAGGAGATAGTGGAAAAGCTTTTCGAAAAAGGCCTCATCTCCGTGCTTTATGCCACAGAAACATTCGCTGTCGGAGTAAACATGCCTGCCAAGACAGTCTGCTTCGACTCTCTGGAAAAATACGACGGCTATTCCTACCGCTATCTCAACTCCAAGGAGTATTTCCAGCTTGCCGGAAGGGCAGGAAGAAGGGGGATAGACAAAGAAGGCACGGTCATCGCTCTTGTCGACAGTGTCAGGACAAGCATAAAGAAAGTGAAGAAGCTTACAGGCAAGGACATAGAGCCCATCATCTCCCAGTTCAAGCTCTCATTCAATTCTGTCCTCAACCTGGTGAACAACCATGATGAGGAGGAGATAGACACGATACTGCGCTCTAATTTTGATTATTTCCTCAGGCAGAAATCCGAGGAAAGCATAAGGATAAAGGCAAGCTTCAACAACAAGGTAAGGAAGCTCAGTCAGATGGGCTACATAGATGAGCAGGGCAGCCTTACAAAAAAAGGCCATTTCGCAGCTCACATCTATTTCGAAGAGCTCCTCATATCAGAGATTTTCTTCTCAAAAATATATCAGCAGCTTTCAGAGACAGAAATCAACTGCCTCATAGCTTCAATTATATATGAAGAGCGCAGGATGGACCGCTTCAGGACAAAAGGAAACAAAGCTATGTATGTGCATATCCTAAAAGTCATAGGCAGGAACAGCTATGTCCACAGGAACATCAACAAAAAACACCTAGGAAGGCTGGCAGGCATGATAAGGGCCTGGGCAGAAGGCAGCGAATTCTGCGAGCTTCTTGACTACTGCAACCTTCTCGAAGGCGATATTATCAGGCTGTTCAGGAGGATGATAGACATAGAGAAGCAGATAATGAAAGCCACAACAGATTACGGGTTGAGGGATAAGATTTCCAATTGCATAAAGCAGGTAAACAGGGATATTGTCAAGGCTGAATTTGAAGGCTGA
- a CDS encoding peptidyl-tRNA hydrolase, with protein MKQVIIVRQDLKMPKGKMAAQCAHASSEAVLKSHKDDLSNWRREGMKKVVLKVKDDRELLKYMNQAKDAGLVTALITDAGRTVVEPGTMTCVGIGPDKEEKIDKVTGKLKMV; from the coding sequence ATGAAGCAGGTTATCATAGTGAGGCAGGACCTAAAGATGCCGAAAGGAAAGATGGCTGCACAGTGTGCCCATGCGTCTTCTGAGGCTGTGCTTAAGAGCCATAAGGATGACCTTTCCAATTGGCGCAGGGAAGGAATGAAGAAAGTGGTCCTAAAGGTAAAGGATGACAGGGAACTGCTGAAGTACATGAACCAGGCCAAGGATGCCGGGCTGGTTACTGCTTTGATAACTGATGCAGGAAGGACAGTTGTTGAGCCCGGAACTATGACATGCGTGGGAATAGGGCCTGATAAAGAGGAGAAGATAGATAAGGTTACCGGCAAATTGAAGATGGTTTAG
- a CDS encoding AAA family ATPase, whose protein sequence is MGGGNSVKEINKMAKIIGITGGKGGTGKSTVSTALAVELSKKYKTLLVDMDADCPDDHIIMGIQRKKIKAIFQRIPKFDLNKCTKCGLCGTVCKTKAVVSIKGNYPIFMGQQCNGCGACFLKCPSKAISWKQKEIGWIFEGKKGSLDFLAGELKINEPVSEIVIDKLKGLLEKKKQDYDYILIDTAAGTHCDVISALDYTDFAFAVTEPTPLGRHDVELILKLLDMLKKEKKIILNRADIGDKKMIEKLAEKYKTKIAAEIPYSREVIKAYANALTIKNKAIQKIAKELE, encoded by the coding sequence ATGGGGGGCGGAAATTCCGTAAAAGAAATAAATAAAATGGCAAAGATAATCGGAATAACAGGCGGCAAAGGCGGCACAGGAAAGTCAACAGTTTCGACAGCTCTTGCTGTAGAACTTTCAAAAAAATATAAAACACTGCTTGTAGACATGGATGCGGACTGCCCCGACGATCATATCATCATGGGAATCCAAAGAAAAAAGATTAAGGCTATCTTCCAGAGAATCCCAAAATTCGACTTAAACAAATGCACAAAATGCGGCCTGTGCGGAACAGTCTGCAAGACAAAAGCTGTAGTTTCAATAAAAGGGAACTATCCGATATTTATGGGGCAGCAGTGCAATGGCTGCGGCGCATGCTTCTTGAAATGCCCGTCTAAAGCTATAAGCTGGAAACAGAAAGAAATAGGCTGGATCTTTGAAGGAAAGAAAGGCAGCTTAGATTTTCTTGCCGGCGAACTGAAGATAAATGAGCCGGTATCAGAGATAGTTATCGATAAGCTAAAAGGGCTTCTTGAAAAAAAGAAGCAAGATTATGACTACATACTGATAGATACGGCAGCTGGCACGCACTGTGATGTGATATCTGCCTTAGATTATACTGATTTTGCTTTTGCAGTCACAGAGCCCACACCATTAGGCCGGCATGATGTTGAACTTATCCTAAAATTGCTTGATATGTTAAAAAAAGAAAAAAAGATAATCCTAAACAGGGCAGACATTGGAGATAAAAAAATGATAGAAAAATTAGCTGAGAAATATAAAACAAAAATAGCAGCTGAAATACCCTACAGCAGAGAGGTAATTAAGGCATATGCAAATGCATTGACTATCAAAAACAAAGCTATCCAAAAGATAGCAAAGGAGTTAGAATGA
- a CDS encoding NTP transferase domain-containing protein has translation MKAIILAGGYAKRLWPLTKDTPKPLLMVGNKEIITRIIEKLEDIKEIDELVISTNAKFENKFKHYLQNITVSKQCRLVVEPSMGEGEKLGSIGGLNYLIDHLGLDDDVLVIGGDNIFEFSLRNFIDYYSDKDASVIALKKIEDRALLKKYGVCVLGKDELITDFQEKSDKPVSDLASTACYIFTYSDMMLIKKYLAGPNPPDAMGFFISWLISNASVYGYVFEEDWYDIGSFEQLDGARERYGQ, from the coding sequence ATGAAAGCAATCATTCTTGCGGGAGGCTATGCAAAAAGATTATGGCCCCTGACCAAAGACACCCCAAAGCCTTTATTGATGGTGGGCAATAAGGAGATAATAACAAGAATAATTGAAAAGCTGGAGGATATTAAAGAGATTGATGAATTGGTAATCTCAACAAATGCAAAATTCGAAAATAAGTTCAAACACTACCTGCAAAATATAACGGTTTCGAAGCAGTGCAGGCTTGTTGTCGAGCCCAGTATGGGAGAGGGCGAGAAACTGGGCAGCATAGGCGGGCTCAATTACCTTATAGACCATCTCGGGCTTGATGATGATGTCTTGGTTATCGGGGGAGATAATATATTTGAGTTCAGCCTCAGGAATTTTATTGACTATTACTCGGATAAAGACGCTTCTGTAATTGCATTAAAAAAAATCGAAGACAGGGCGCTTCTTAAGAAATACGGCGTGTGCGTACTGGGCAAGGATGAGCTAATAACGGATTTCCAGGAGAAATCAGACAAACCCGTATCAGACCTTGCAAGCACAGCCTGCTATATCTTCACATACAGTGATATGATGCTCATAAAAAAATACCTCGCAGGGCCCAATCCCCCGGATGCCATGGGCTTCTTTATAAGCTGGCTGATCAGTAATGCATCTGTCTATGGGTATGTGTTTGAGGAAGACTGGTATGATATAGGCAGCTTTGAGCAGCTGGATGGGGCAAGGGAAAGATATGGACAATGA